The genomic segment CCACttcaggctcacacacacagccctctgCAGCCGTAACATCTACATCTGCTAACCATCCACTGTCCACAGCAGCTCCTCCCTCCCCAGCTTCAACACCAATCCAGAGCCCTTTGTCAAGGTCAAAACCTACCTCCCATTCCTCTTCATGTCCCACCTTGTCTCCATTCCCCAGTCCAGCCATGACCCTGCCTCAGACTTTTCCAAAGAGGAAAGGCCTTACCAGCAAGGTGCGTCGCAGCCAGAGGCAACGAGACCGACAGAGCTGCACTAAGTtagacagggagggagagaggagagctgaggaggaggagagggaggaaacaggaggggaggagagaatgGAGGAGGATGTTGAGCAAGATGTGGAGAGAATGGAAGAGGAGACTTCTGGAGAAATAGCAGGACATCAGCAGTAATACAAGGTACA from the Xiphias gladius isolate SHS-SW01 ecotype Sanya breed wild unplaced genomic scaffold, ASM1685928v1 HiC_scaffold_906, whole genome shotgun sequence genome contains:
- the LOC120787959 gene encoding flocculation protein FLO11-like, yielding MSGCLSGLLASVPTIQEEAEPPMTDESQTSSGPDSPPTVPFDSASAGCYTAPDSSTVCVSSFAPQLDLDDRSNSHPSQTPCTTSGSHTQPSAAVTSTSANHPLSTAAPPSPASTPIQSPLSRSKPTSHSSSCPTLSPFPSPAMTLPQTFPKRKGLTSKVRRSQRQRDRQSCTKLDREGERRAEEEEREETGGEERMEEDVEQDVERMEEETSGEIAGHQQ